The genomic window TGAAGCAGTTGTTGAAGAAGATGTCGGCGAACGAGGGCGCGATTACGCAGCGGATGCCGAAATCGTCCAGCGCCCAGACGGCGTGTTCGCGGCTGCTGCCGCTGCCGAAGTTGCGACGCGTGACCAGGATCGAGGCGCCTTTGACATTGATCCGGTTCAGTTCGAAAGCCGGGTTGGGCGTCTTGCCGTCTTCCTCGTAACGCCAGTCGTAGAACAGGAACTGGCCAAAGCCCGTGCGTTCGATGCGTTTGAGGAACTGCTTGGGGATGATTTGATCGGTATCGACGTTGGCGCGGTCCATCGTGGCCACGACGCCGGTGTGGATGGTGAAGTTTTGCATGGGAAGTTCTTTGAGTTCAAACTGGGTAACACGGTCTCGCTTCACCCTCCCTCTGGGAGGGTCGAGCGTCAGCGAGGGGAGGGTTTTTCAGCAGGGGAAACGGCCCTGGTGACCGGCAAATACAACGAACCCTCCCCGCTCGTTCCTCGCGACCCTCCCAGGGGGAGGGTGCATGTTATGTCAGCCGCTTCGCGCGGCTGCGGATTAAACGATTACTGATATTTCCAGTCGCGGATATCGACGAAGTGTCCGCTGACGGCGGCGGCGGCGGCCATGGCGGGGCTGACCAAGTGGGTACGTCCACCCTTGCCCTGCCGACCTTCGAAGTTGCGATTGCTGGTGCTGGCGCAACGTTCGCCCGGTTCCAGTTTGTCGGGGTTCATCGCCAGGCACATGCTGCAACCGGCTTCCCGCCAATCAAAGCCGGCTTCTTTGAACACGCGATCGAGCCCTTCCTGTTCGGCTTGCCGTTTGACCTGGCCGCTACCGGGCACAACCATCGCGTTGACCGCGTCGCTGACGCGGTGGCCTTTGGCGACCGCCGCGGCGGCGCGAAGGTCTTCGATGCGGGCGTTGGTGCAGGAGCCGATGAAGACGCGGTTGAGCGATACGTCGGTCAGCGGCGTGCCGGCGGTCAGGCCCATGTACTCAAGGGCGTCGGCCGTGGTTTTTTGGTCCGTGGCATCGCTGAAGTCCCCGGGACTGGGGATTTTGTCGGTGACACTGAGCACTTGTCCGGGGTTGGTGCCCCAGGTGACCTGCGGCTGGATGTCTTTGCCGGCAAAGGTTTTGGTCAGGTCGTATGCGGCGCCGGGGTCGGAGGGGAGCTTTTTCCACTGCTCGACGGCGGCCTCGAAATCCGCCGGGACCTGAGGACGGCCGCGGAGGTATTCGAAGGTGACTTCGTCCGGGGCGATCATCCCGGCCCGCGCGCCGGCTTCGATCGACATGTTGCAGACCGTCATGCGTTCTTCCATCGACAGGGCGCGGACGCAGTCGCCGGTGTATTCCAGCACGTACCCGGTGCCTCCGGCGGTGCCGATCTGGCCGATCAGGTACAGGATCATATCCTTGGCCGTCACACCGGGCGCCAATTCGCCGTCGACACGGAGCTCGTAGGTTTTGGGTTTGAACTGCAACAGCGTTTGCGTGGCCAGCACGTGTTCGACTTCGCTGGTGCCGATGCCGAAGGCCAGGGCCCCGAAAGCCCCGTGGGTGGCGGTGTGGCTGTCGCCGCAGACGATTGTCATGCCGGGCTGGGTGTATCCGTTTTCGGGGCCGATGACGTGCACGATGCCCTGCCGCACGTCGTCGATATCGAATAGCTCGACGTCGAATTCCTGGCAATTTTGTCGCAGCGTTTCGATCTGCTTTTTGGCGATCGGGTCGGCGATCGGCAGGCTGCGGTCGGAGGTGGGGACGTTGTGGTCGGGCGTGGCGATCGTCCGCTCGGGCCGACGCACGCGGCGACCATTGATCCGCAGACCTTCAAAAGCTTGCGGGCTGGTGACTTCGTGGACCAGGTGCAAATCGATGTATAGGATCGCCTGTTTGCCGGGTTCGGCATGGACAACGTGGTTATCCCAGATCTTTTCAAACATCGTTTGCGGCGAATTACTCATTACAATCCGGCGTCGGTAGACGCCTCAAAAAATTAGGAACGGGGTTAGAGACCGCCCTAATTCTAGCCTGCAAAGGCCAAACGCCAAAGGGACCGGGCGCATCGTAGCTACCGTCGCCAGACGGTGGGCCGGCCGGGTAAACGCTTTCACCACGCTCTGGCGAGCGTAGCTACGGGCCCACGCTCTGGCGAGCGTAGCTACGGAGAGGGGCGGTTCAGGCGTTGTAATATTCGCGATACCAGCGGATAAATTGCTCGATGCCGTATTCGATGCTGGTCTGGGGGTGGAAGCCCACGGCGGCTTCCAGGCTGTCGATGTCGGCATAGGTGGCCGGCACGTCGCCGTCTTGCATTGGCAGGAGGTTGCGTTGAGCGGTCTTGCCGAGCGTCTTTTCGATTACATCGATGAAATAATTCAGCTGCACCGGTTGGTGGTTGCCGATGTTGTAGATCCGGTAGGGAGCGGCGCTGGTGCTGGGGTCGGGGCGGGCGCCGGACCACTGCGGATCGGGTTCGGCGATCTTTTCGGCGGTGCGGAACACGCCTTCGACGATGTCATCGATATAGGTGAAGTCGCGTTGCATTTCGCCGCGATTAAAGACATCGATCGGACGGCCTTCGAGAATCGCTTTGGTGAACAGGAACAGGGCCATGTCGGGGCGGCCCCAGGGGCCATAGACGGTGAAAAACCGCAGGCCGGTGGTCGGCAAGCCGTACAGGTGGCTGTACGTGTGGGCCATCAGTTCGTTGGCTTTTTTGCTGGCCGCGTACAGGCTCAGCGGGTGGTCGACATTGTGATGGACCGAAAACGGCATTTCCGTATTGCCGCCGTAGACGCTGCTGCTGCTGGCGTACGTCAGGTGAGCCACGTTGCTGTGCCGACAGCCCTCGAGGATGTTCAGGAACCCCGTGATGTTGGATTCGGTGTAGGCGTGCGGGTTGGTCAGGGAGTATCGCACGCCGGCTTGCGCGGCCAGGTGCACGACGCGATCGAAGCGATGGTCGGCAAACACCTGCTCGATCTCCTGGCGATTGGCCAGTTCGGCTTTGACGAATGTAAATCCTTCGCGACCTTGCAAGCGTGCCAGACGATCTTGCTTTAATTGCACGCTGTAGTAGTCATTCAGGTTATCCAGGCCGACGACCTGAATGCCTTTGTCCAGCAGCAACCGGGAAAGGCTGGAGCCAATAAACCCGGCCGCACCGGTCACTAAATAGGTCGTCATGCTTCTTCCGAGCTAGGCAGGTTCGTCAACATACGCGCGGTTTTGGCTGGGCACGATCCGGGTCACGCTGACCTTGGTGCGCCGCAGTTCGTCAATTTCGGTCGCCATTCGCTGGATGAGGTTGGCGATTTCCGTGCCCGCCTGTTCACCGATATGCACGGTCAGAGCTTTACGGGAATTGTAGCTTAATCCGGTCGTTTTCATCGTTGGGAACCTCCACAGACGGAATCGAAAATAGGTAGTTCAGGTTAGTTGCGGGCTCGGTAAACGCTACTCAACGGTCACGCTTTTGGCCAAATTACGTGGTTTGTCGACGTCACAACCGCGCAACAGCGCCACGTGGTAGGCCAACAACTGCAGCGGGACGACGCTGACGATGGGCTGCAGGTACTCGGGAATTGCCGGCACCCGGATGACATCGTCGGCCAAATCGTCGATCGCCGGGTTGGCTTGGCAGGTGACCGCGATGATCGGGCCGCCGCGAGCCTTGACCTCTTCCATATTGGCGATGACTTTCTCGTACGTCGTGCCGCGGGGCACGATGAACACGCTGGGGGTGTCCGTGTCGACCAACGCGATCGGACCATGTTTCATCTCCGCCGCCGGGTAACCTTCGGCGTGGATGTAGCTGATCTCTTTCAGCTTGAGAGCCCCCTCCAGAGCGGTGGGGAAGTTGTATTGGCGGCCGAGGTACAGGAACGTCGACGCGGATTGGTACTTTTCGGCGATTTGTCGAACCTGCACGTCACAGCTGAGCGATTGCTCCACGGCCGCCGGCAGCAGACGCAGGTTCTTGATGTACGTCTGCCCGGCTTCGTAGCTGAGGTGTCGCAGGCGACCGAAATACAGTGCCAGCATGGCCAGCGTGCAGCACTGCGAGGTATAGGCCTTGGTGCTGGCGACGCCGATTTCCGGACCCGCGTGCAGGTACACCCCGCCGTCGGCTGCCTGGGCGATCGAGCTGCCGACGACATTGTTGATCGCCAACGTGCGATGGCCCTTGCGTTTGGTTTCGACCAGGGCGGCCAGCGTGTCGGCCGTTTCCCCACTTTGGGTGATCCCGAACACCAGCGTGCCGGGGTCGATCGGCGGGTTGCGATATCGCAGCTCGCTGGCATATTCGACTTCCACCGGGATGCGGGCGAATTCTTCCAGCAGGTATTCGCCTACCAGGGCCGAGTGCCAGCTGGTCCCGCAACCGGTCAAGATGATGCGGTCAACGCTCCGCAGTTGTTGGGGGGTGAGGTTCAAGCCGCCGAAGATGGCGGTGGCGTTTTGGTCGTCCAGTCGGCCCCGCATGGCGTTGCGGATGGCCACCGGTTGCTCGTAGATCTCCTTCAGCATGTAGTGATCGAAGCCATCCAGGGTGACCTGTTCGGTTTCGGTTTCCAGCAGCTGGATATCGGGGCGGATTTTGCCGGAGTCGCGGTGCAGCACGGTCAGGCTACCGGCTCGCAGGACGGCCAATTGGTGATCGGCCAGGTAGACGATTCGATCGGTGTGGCCGGCCAGCGGTGAAGCGTCCGAAGCGACGAAGTGTTCGCCACGGCCGACGCCGACGACCAGTGGGCTGCCAAACCGGGCGGCGATCAGCATGTCCGGGCAATCGTCAAACAGGACGGCCAAGCCGTAGGTGCCACGGAGTCGGCTGATGGCTTGTTGGACGGCCGCCACGTAGCGATTGTCCGGCTCCGCTTCGTCCTCTTCCAGCTGGCCCAGGGCTTCGGCAATCAGATGGGCGATGACTTCGCTGTCGGTGGAGGATTGAAAGGTGTAACCCTTGCCAATCAGTTCGTCGCGGAGCGGTTGGAAGTTTTCGATGACGCCGTTGTGAACCAGCGTCACCTCGCCGTTTCCGCCGCGGTGCGGGTGGGCGTTGGCTTCGGTGGGGGGGCCGTGCGTCGCCCAGCGAGTGTGCCCGATGCCGGTGCCACCTTGCGGGGGCTCGCTTCCTAAACTGTCGACCAGGTTGTCGATCCGTCCCACGGCGCGGTTAACCGCCACGCCGTTGTCGCTGATGACGGCGATACCGGAACTGTCATAACCGCGGTATTCCAGCCGTCGAAGACCATCGATCAGGAACGTCCCGGCGGGGCTGGAGCCCACATATCCAACAATGCCACACATATTGGCCTGCTTTCGTCGACGAGGGTTGGGGGAAACAGCGAAAGGGGTGTTAGAAAAGCTTCTCGCAATTCTGGCCTACTGCCGCAATCCCAGTCCAGCGAGCGACAATATAAAATGTGAAAATAGGCCAACTTTAACGGTTTGGCAACTCCGTGTGGGGGGCGGCGGGTAGGTGCCAGGTTCCTTGGCGCATAAAAAAACGGCCCGCTCAGTTTGCACCGAGCGGGCCGTTTTCGTGGGTCACGTCTGAAGGATTCAGAGCCCTTATTCGCTTATTCAGCGAACGTACAGGGCACTGGCCTGAATGACGCGACGCTTGCTGTGCAGGTTCGAAGCACTGGGGTCCACCACGGGGGCGGGAGCCACAGGAGCGGCTTCTTCTACGGCCGGAGCAGCAGCGGGAGCCATGGGAGCGGCGTAGGCAGGAGCCCCACATCCGCATCCGCTGTCACATCCGCTGTCGCAGCAGCTGCTTTTGCGTTTGTGGCCGAACAGTTTGTCCAACAGGCCACCTTTCTTGGAGCCACAGCAGCTGTCGCAGCCGGTGTCGCATCCGTAGCTCGACTCGCAACCGCAAGCCGGTTCGCAGCAGTCGCCGCAAGCCGAGTCGCAGCAGCCGCTGTCGCAGCCGTTCTTGTTGCACTTCAGGTTACCGAACAATTTGTCCAGCAAGCCTTTTTTCTTGGTATTGCAGCAGCTGTCGCAGCCGTAGCTGGATTCGCAACCGCAAGCCGGTTCGCAGCAGTCGCCTGCTCCGCATGCCGATTCGCAGCCGCAAGCCGGTTCGCAGCAGTCGCCACAAGCCGATTCACAACCGCAAGCCGGTTCGCAGCAGTCGCCACAAGCGGTTTCGCAACCGCAAGCCGGTTCGCAGCAGTCGCCTGCTCCGCAAGCCGATTCACAACCGCAAGCCGGTTCGCAGCAGTCGCCTGCTCCGCAAGCCGTTTCGCAACCGCAAGCCGGTTCGCAGCAGTCGCCACAAGCCGTTTCACAACCGCAAGCCGGTTCGCAACCGGTGTCGCAGGAAGGAGCTTCACAGCAGGAACTGCTGCTTCCGCACCCTTTCAGGCAGAGCATGCGGTCTAACAAATCAAACCCAAAGCTTTGTGAACAGATCGAGCTGCCCAAAACGAGGGTTGCAACGAGGATAGTCCGTTTCATGGAGATCGTCTCCTATACGCAAACGCGTAGATGTCAGTTCATGCAGTGTCTTTACAGCCGTCGATCGTCCAGATGGTTCAAAGATTTGGTCGATGGACGAAGTTGCCATCGATCAGACCCTTTCGCCGCTAGCACCCACCAGCCGAATGCGGACATTCGGCCCGCTGACTTCGCTCTGCTAGCAATGGCTGGAATTCGTCGAAGGGTGTTCGGCGAACGCGCCACGTCCGGTTGTTCAGGATCACTGGTTGGTGCAACGCCATCCCATGGCGAGGTCCCTGGATCATGTCGCCCGGCTGAAGCTGTTTGAGGAAGCGTCACACGGGAGTGACTCATCCGCTTCAACTGAGCGACAAATAAGGGTATCGGACCGAAGCCGGCCTTCGGTTAGCTTTCCATGTCATTTTCGGCCGCTTGCTAAGCTTTACCAGTTGTCCGGATTTCAGGTATTCTGCTCCCTAAGACGACAACTTTCGAGTTGTCCATGGCAGGACCCGAACAATCGGTATAAAATAAAGCGTAGTGTTTTCGTAACCCCTTCGTTTTATCGTCGCCCCACCCGCCTATGGACCAGCATCCCACCGCTCAGCTGGTCGACCTCCGCAGCCTGCCTGCAGTTGATTGTCCCTGTGGGGAAGCGCGGCGGGCGTTTTACGACCGTGGCGATTTCCCCGCAACCGTTCATCTCACCTCCATCCATACAGACGCCCGGGTTCACTATCACCGCCGCCAGACCGAGGTTTACGTGGTTCTCCGCTGCCAGAGCGATGCGGCCATCGAATTGGATGGTCAGCGAATGCCTCTGCGGGAGGGTTCGGCGGTGCTGATTCCACCGGGCGTCCGTCATCGGGCCATCGGTGAAATGGAAGTGATCATATTTTGTACACCTAAGTTTGATCCCGCGGACGAATTTTTCGACGTACCCTCTCCCCGGACGACTCCTAACTCCCTCTGATCGATGCTCAAGCGAACCTTGCCAATGATTAAACACTGTTTTCAAACAATCGTTCTGACTGTGGTGGCTGTGTGCTGCGGAGCCTCGACGGCCGATGCGGCCGACTGGCCCTATTGGCGAGGCCCGGCGTACGACGGCACCAGCCCGGAAACGGGCCTGCCCGATGACTGGGATCCCAAGGGTGGCGAGGACAGCCAGTTGTTGTGGAAAAACGAGGACCTGGGCGGTCGCTGCTCACCGATCGTGATGAACGATCGCGTGTATACGATCCTCCGCAGCGAGCCGGGGACCAAACGCGAAGGCGAGAAGGTCGTCTGTACGGACGCCAAGAGCGGCGAAATCCTCTGGGAAAACAGCTTCAACGTGTGGCTGTCCGATGTGCCCGATACCCGCGTGGGCTGGTCCAGCGTGGTCGGCGACCCGGAAACCGGCAATGTCTACGCCCTGGGCGTGTGTGACTACTTCATGTGTCTCAACGGGGAAACCGGCGAGACGATCTGGAGTCTGCCGCTGCACGAACAGTTCGGCATGCTGAGCACCTACGGGGGCCGCACGAACTTTCCCATCATCGCCGACGATCTGGTGATCATCAGCGGAATCATTATTAACTACGGCGACCGAGCCAAACCCAATCATCGTTTCATCGGTTTCGACAAACTCACCGGGCAGGTGGTGTGGTTCAACGGCACCCGAGACCTGCCGGACGATACCACTTACTCCGCTCCCTCGTTGGTCACGATCGATGGTCAGAAGCAATTGATCGTCGGTGCCGGTGACGGCGCCGTGTGGGGGCTGCAGCCGCGGACCGGCAAGCCCCTGTGGCATTACGATCTGTCGCGACGCGGTTTGTTTGCCACGCCCCTGGTGGTCGGCAACCGGGTGTTCGCCAGCCACAGCGAAGAGAACAACAGCGGCACGTCGATGGGAGCCGTGGTGGCCTTGGAAGTTTCCGGGACGGGCGATGACACCGCCGCCAAAGAGCTTTGGAAGATCGAAGGCTTGGTCGTCGGCCGCAGTGCCCCGGTCGCCATCGGGGATCGGCTGTATGTGATCGATGACCGTTGCAAAATGTACGTGATCGATATCGAAACGGGCGAGTTCATTCAGGAACGTGTGACCCTGGGTGATAGCCGTCAGTGGGCCAGCATGCTGGCAGCGGATGGTAAACTATATGTATTGACCGAAAACGGACGCTGGGCGATCGCCACACCCACCGAAGACGGCGTGGAAGTGGTCAACAAGGGTCGTATCCGCAACGAAGCCTTCAACGCCTCGCCGATCGCCGCCAACGGACGACTCTACTTCCCCGGACAATCCGCTTTGTACTGCGTGGGCAATGCCGACGCGAAAGCCGCCGAGGCGGTGGCCAGCGAAGACACCGAAGCTCCGGTCGAGCAGCACCCCGAGCCGACGTGGGTTCAGGTCGTGCCGGCCGAAGCCACCGTGGCTCCGGGCGAAACCGTGCAGTTTGAAGCTCGCCTGTTTAACGCTCTCGGCCAGCCGGTCAGCAGCGACAAGGAAGTAGAATTTAAAGCCACTGGTGGTGGTTCGTTTGACGGCCAGACCTACACCGCGGCCGAGGACGACCAGCATCGCGCGGTCACGATCACCGCAACGGTCGGCGATCTGCAAGGCCAGTCGCGGCTGCGAGCCATTCCGCCGCTGCCCTGGAGTTTTGATTTTGACGAGGCCGACGACGCTCCGGAAACCTGGATCGGAGCTCGCTATCGGCATGTGATCCGCACCGTGGACGGTTCGCCCGCGTTGGTCAAGATCACCACCATCCCCAAGGGGGCTCGCAGCCGAGCCTTCATGGGTCCGAGCGATTTGGCGGACTACACGATTTCCGTCGACGCCCGCGGTCAACGCCAGGACAACAAACTGCCCGATATCGGGATCACGGCGCAAGGTTACGTGCTGGAGCTGCAGGGCGAAAACCAGCAGCTGCAGATCTACACCTGGCCCACCCAGTTGCGGATGGCTTCCACGCTGGACTTCCCCTGGCAGGAAGACACTTGGTATCGGATGAAATTGAAGGCCGAGACCCAACAGGAAGGCGACGCCACGGTGGCTCTGCTGTACGGCAAAGTTTGGCCCAAAGATCAGCCCGAACCCAAGGAATGGACGATCACCGCACGGGATGAATCGCCCAACCTGACCGGCAGCCCCGGCCTGACCGGCAACGCCAAATCGGCAGAATTGTACTTGGACAATTTGCAAGTCACTGCCAATGATTAGTTACCAACGCAAAGCGAATATCCACCGCTCCCCATTCACTCTGTTTTTAAAAGTCTGATGAAAAACGAATTCTCTGCTTGGTCCATGCTCGTTGGCGCCGCCCTGCTGGGCAGCGTGGCCGCCACGACGCTGGGTGGTTGCCGCCCCCCGGCTGATGATGTTTCTTATGACAAAGTCGATATCTCGCTGGACCTGACCGTCGACGACGGTGAACCGGAAGCGGCTCCACCTAAAGCGCTCGCGGACGTCAATAGTTTTCGACCCGCCGCGGTCAACTCCAATCGCACGACGCTCGGATCCAACCGCACGACACTCGGTTCCAACCGCACGACGCTGGGTTCCAACGCCACGGCCGCCGGAATGCGACCATTCGGATCGAACTCCACCGCTAACGGTTTTCGGCCGCTGGGTTCCAATTCCACCGCGGCAGGCCTGCGACCGTTTGGCTCCAACGCCACCGCAGCCGGCGCTCGCCCCTTCGGTTCCAACGCCACGGCTAACGGTTTTCGTCCGCTCGGCTCGAACGCTACCACTGCCGATTCTCGCGTGCCGATGGTGCCCGCCGAATCTCCCCTGGGCAAACCGCAAGCCAAACCGGCTGCCCGCGTAGCGGCGGCCCCCGAGCCGAAACCCGAGCCGAAACCCGAGCCGAAACCGGAACCCAAGCCGGAGCCAAAACCCGAAGCCGTGGCCGAAGTCAAACCGGAAGCGAAACCCGAGCCGGAAGCGAAGCCTGAGCCAGAAGCGAAGCCCGGTGTCGTGGCCGAGGCTTCGACCAGCAGCGATGATCCCCAGCAGGTCCTCAATGCCGGTGGGGATTGGCCGCAGTGGGGCGGCACGCGACTGCGCAACAACACGCCCAACGTTGAGAATCTGCCCACCGAGTGGAACGTGGGCAAATTCGATCGTCGGACCGGCGAGTGGGACAGCAGCAAAGCTGAAAATATTAAATGGTTGGCCAACCTGGGCAGCCAAACCTACGGCAACCCCGTGGTCGCCGACGGGCAGGTTTACGTGGGCACCAATAATGGGGCTGGGTACCTGCCTCGCTATCCCAACAGCGTCGACCTTGGATGCCTGTTGGCGTTTGACGAAAGCGACGGCAAGTTCCTGTGGCAGCACAGCAGCGAAAAATTGATCACCGGCCGCGTCCACGACTGGCCGCTGCAGGGTATCTGTAGCGCTTCGTTGGTCGAAGGCGAGCGGCTGTGGTTCGTGACCAGCCGCGGCGAAGTTCGCTGCCTGGACACCCAGGGCTTTTACGATGGCGAAGATGACGGCCCGGTGAAAGACGAAGTCGCTCGCGTGGCCGATCTGGCAAACGCCAATGAAGCTTACGAGCCGACCGTGGCCGGCCTGGACGAAGGCAATGTCTCCGACGCTCTGCGTCAACTGCTCGAAGACAGCGGCCACAAGCTGGCTGAGGAAGTCAAAGTCGAAACCACCACCGCTGGCAAAGCTTGGAAATTGACCGGTGAAGTCGCCGGCAGCGAGCGTTCACTGACGCTGAAAGTTGCCGGACCGCGACTGTCGGTGTTCAAAACCCTGTCGGTCGCCGACAAGCACGACGCCGACGTGATCTGGGTGTTTGACATGATGAAAGAGCCGCTGGGTGTGAGCCAACACAATATGGCCTCCTGCTCGGTGACCACTTACGGCGACCTCCTGTTCGTTAACACCAGCAACGGTTTGGATGAAACCCACATCAACCTGCCCGCCCCGGCCGCTCCCAGCTTTATCTGCTTGGACAAAAACACCGGCGAGCTGCTGTGGACGGACGATTCGCCCGGCCGCAACATCCTGCACGGACAATGGTCCAGCCCTTCGGTCGCCGTCCTGGGCGGCGTCCCTCAAGTTCTGTTCGCCGGGGGCGATGGTTGGTTGCGAAGCTTCAAAGCCGATCGCGGGACTGATGGCAAGCCGGAATTGCTGTGGGAGTTTGACTGCAATCCCAAAGAGTCCGAATGGATCTTGGGTGGTGAAGGCACGCGTAATAACCTGATCGCCACCCCGACCATCTACGACGGCTTGGTCTACATCGCCGTCGGCCAAGACCCCGAGCACGGTGAGGGTGAAGGCCACCTGTGGTGCATCGACCCGACCAAACGGGGTGACGTCAGCCCGCAGCTGGCGATGAAGGTCGAAGGCGACAAACGCTCGCCGCTGGAGCACCGACGGATTCAGGCCGTGATCCCTGAAGACAGCGAAGTGGCTGTCGACAATCCCAACTCTGCTGTGGTCTGGCACTACAGCGTGTTCGACCAGAACGATGACGGTGAAATCGACTTCGAGGAAGAAATGCACCGCAGCTGCGGTACCGTGGCCATCAAAGATGACGTCCTCTACGTGGCGGACTTCTCTGGCATTTTCCACTGCTTGGACGCCAAAGGCACCAAGGACGGCCAACCGATCGTGCATTTCACCTACGATATGCTGGCCCAAAGCTGGGGTAGCCCCCTGATCGCTGACGGACATGTGTTCATCGGGGACGAAGACGGTGAAGTGGCGGTTTTCGAGTTTGGCAAGGAAAACAAAGAACCCATCGCGGAAATCTACATGGGTAGCAGCGTGTACAGCACCGTGGTGGCCGCCAACGATACGCTGTACATCAGCACCAAGGACAAACTGTTTGCTATCAGCAAGCAGTAATCGCCTGGTCCATACCCTTTCCTTGAAGGGGGAGAAGCGAATAATAGAGCGTTTGCTTCTTCCCCGTGTATTGATAGTTGCTATGACCAAAACCGTTGTGGATTGCGGAAACTGCGGCCCCGACTTCAACTCCATTCGTCAAATGTTGAAGGCTTCCTTCGATGTCAAAGTCGTGCAGACACACGGCGCCGAAGACACCCTGGAAGTGCTGCGGACCAGTGAAGTCGCGTTGGTCACGGTCAATCGCAAGTTGGATCGGGACTACACCGACGGCCTGGAAGTGATCCGGGTCCTTAAGGCGGACCCCGAAGTGGCCACGGTGCCCGTGATGCTGGTCACCAACTATGACGAGCATCAGGATGGGGCGGTGGCCGAAGGCGCCATCCGCGGCTTCGGAAAACTCTCCCTGACCACTCCCGAAACCCATCAACGGCTCAAAGCCGTATTGGGCTAGCCCGCTTTGTTGGTCCACCCTTGACGCTACGAAGAAATCGTACCAACGAAGAACCGCTGCTAACGAAGAACCAATGTTAACCAAGAAACTGCTCAGTGCCAAAATCCATCGACTCACCGTTACCGGTGCCGATGTTGCGTACGAAGGCAGTTTCACGCTTCCTCCGGAGTTAATGGAAGCGGCGAATATTGTTTCTTACGAGTCTCTGCATGTCTGGAACGTGACTCGGGGCACGCGTCTGGAAACCTACGCCATCCGAGGCCAAACCGGCTCCAGCGACGTTTGCGCCAACGGCGCCGCGGCACACCTGATCTTCCCCGGCGACCAGGTCATTGTGGCGACCTATGCCTTTGTGGCCGACGCCGATGTGCCAGAGCATCAGCCGCGTTTGATCTTCGTCGATCAGCAAAACCGGATCACGCACACCGGTCCGGAACTGCCCGGTCCGCAGCGACGGCCCCAGTCGCCGGTCGAACACGCCCCGTCGGCCGGACAAACTTCGCCGGCGGAACAGCCCTCGGCCTAACACGAACAGCTTGTCACGATAGGTCGCCGGTGTTTCAAAATCAAAGTCTGTTGCTGGTAGCCGTGGTCGTTGGATTGTTGGCGGGGTGTTTGTTGGGCACGCAGCCGAGTGCCAACGGATACCTGGGCCGTCATCTGGCCCATCCGCTGCAAGCCGCGGTGATTTCGTTTGGCAGTGG from Roseimaritima ulvae includes these protein-coding regions:
- the leuD gene encoding 3-isopropylmalate dehydratase small subunit; amino-acid sequence: MQNFTIHTGVVATMDRANVDTDQIIPKQFLKRIERTGFGQFLFYDWRYEEDGKTPNPAFELNRINVKGASILVTRRNFGSGSSREHAVWALDDFGIRCVIAPSFADIFFNNCFKNGMLPITLPEADIDELFARAEKHSPYQLTVNLEDQTISDGEGFDRSFDVEPHRRHCLLHGLDDIAQTLEHEDKITAFEQARG
- the leuC gene encoding 3-isopropylmalate dehydratase large subunit; protein product: MSNSPQTMFEKIWDNHVVHAEPGKQAILYIDLHLVHEVTSPQAFEGLRINGRRVRRPERTIATPDHNVPTSDRSLPIADPIAKKQIETLRQNCQEFDVELFDIDDVRQGIVHVIGPENGYTQPGMTIVCGDSHTATHGAFGALAFGIGTSEVEHVLATQTLLQFKPKTYELRVDGELAPGVTAKDMILYLIGQIGTAGGTGYVLEYTGDCVRALSMEERMTVCNMSIEAGARAGMIAPDEVTFEYLRGRPQVPADFEAAVEQWKKLPSDPGAAYDLTKTFAGKDIQPQVTWGTNPGQVLSVTDKIPSPGDFSDATDQKTTADALEYMGLTAGTPLTDVSLNRVFIGSCTNARIEDLRAAAAVAKGHRVSDAVNAMVVPGSGQVKRQAEQEGLDRVFKEAGFDWREAGCSMCLAMNPDKLEPGERCASTSNRNFEGRQGKGGRTHLVSPAMAAAAAVSGHFVDIRDWKYQ
- a CDS encoding NAD-dependent epimerase encodes the protein MTTYLVTGAAGFIGSSLSRLLLDKGIQVVGLDNLNDYYSVQLKQDRLARLQGREGFTFVKAELANRQEIEQVFADHRFDRVVHLAAQAGVRYSLTNPHAYTESNITGFLNILEGCRHSNVAHLTYASSSSVYGGNTEMPFSVHHNVDHPLSLYAASKKANELMAHTYSHLYGLPTTGLRFFTVYGPWGRPDMALFLFTKAILEGRPIDVFNRGEMQRDFTYIDDIVEGVFRTAEKIAEPDPQWSGARPDPSTSAAPYRIYNIGNHQPVQLNYFIDVIEKTLGKTAQRNLLPMQDGDVPATYADIDSLEAAVGFHPQTSIEYGIEQFIRWYREYYNA
- the glmS gene encoding glutamine--fructose-6-phosphate transaminase (isomerizing), producing MCGIVGYVGSSPAGTFLIDGLRRLEYRGYDSSGIAVISDNGVAVNRAVGRIDNLVDSLGSEPPQGGTGIGHTRWATHGPPTEANAHPHRGGNGEVTLVHNGVIENFQPLRDELIGKGYTFQSSTDSEVIAHLIAEALGQLEEDEAEPDNRYVAAVQQAISRLRGTYGLAVLFDDCPDMLIAARFGSPLVVGVGRGEHFVASDASPLAGHTDRIVYLADHQLAVLRAGSLTVLHRDSGKIRPDIQLLETETEQVTLDGFDHYMLKEIYEQPVAIRNAMRGRLDDQNATAIFGGLNLTPQQLRSVDRIILTGCGTSWHSALVGEYLLEEFARIPVEVEYASELRYRNPPIDPGTLVFGITQSGETADTLAALVETKRKGHRTLAINNVVGSSIAQAADGGVYLHAGPEIGVASTKAYTSQCCTLAMLALYFGRLRHLSYEAGQTYIKNLRLLPAAVEQSLSCDVQVRQIAEKYQSASTFLYLGRQYNFPTALEGALKLKEISYIHAEGYPAAEMKHGPIALVDTDTPSVFIVPRGTTYEKVIANMEEVKARGGPIIAVTCQANPAIDDLADDVIRVPAIPEYLQPIVSVVPLQLLAYHVALLRGCDVDKPRNLAKSVTVE
- a CDS encoding cupin domain-containing protein, yielding MDQHPTAQLVDLRSLPAVDCPCGEARRAFYDRGDFPATVHLTSIHTDARVHYHRRQTEVYVVLRCQSDAAIELDGQRMPLREGSAVLIPPGVRHRAIGEMEVIIFCTPKFDPADEFFDVPSPRTTPNSL